In Streptomyces qaidamensis, one DNA window encodes the following:
- a CDS encoding class I SAM-dependent methyltransferase, whose amino-acid sequence MADAAPRLQGLFTQLLGAPLPVRIRAWDGSQAGPPGAPTLVVRNRRALRRLLWKPGELGLARAWVAGDLDIEGDLYTTLDRLAGLIWERGEDARTLAQALRDPEARAAVRGLVRLAGPPLPPAPPREEARSPRRHLHTKRTDRRAISHHYDVGNDFYEIVLGPSMVYSCAYWPTPDSTLEQAQRDKLELVCRKLGLRPGLRLLDVGCGWGSMAIHAAREHRVNVVGVTLSQEQAAYARKRVADEGLTDKVEIRVQDYRDVRDGPYDAVSSIGMAEHVGAERYLEYADDLFNLLKPGGRLLNHQIARRPQRDESTYSVDAFIDSYVFPDGELQPIGSTVAQLERAGFEVRDVEAIRDHYALTLRQWVSRLEADWQRAVQLAGPGRARVWRLYMAACALAFERNRIGVNQVLAVRTPEAGTSGMPLRSRTWN is encoded by the coding sequence ATGGCAGACGCCGCGCCGCGGCTGCAGGGCCTCTTCACACAGTTGCTGGGAGCACCGCTCCCGGTGCGCATCCGCGCCTGGGACGGTTCGCAGGCCGGCCCGCCGGGCGCGCCGACCCTGGTCGTACGCAACCGCCGCGCGCTGCGCCGCCTGCTGTGGAAGCCGGGCGAACTGGGCCTGGCCCGCGCCTGGGTGGCGGGCGACCTCGACATCGAGGGCGACCTCTACACGACCCTCGATCGGCTGGCCGGTCTCATCTGGGAGCGCGGCGAGGACGCCCGCACCCTCGCCCAGGCGCTGCGCGACCCCGAGGCCCGCGCCGCCGTCCGCGGACTGGTCCGGCTCGCCGGACCCCCGCTGCCGCCCGCCCCGCCCCGCGAAGAGGCCCGCAGTCCCCGCCGCCACCTGCACACCAAGCGCACCGACCGCCGCGCCATCAGCCACCACTACGACGTCGGCAACGACTTCTACGAGATCGTCCTCGGCCCGTCCATGGTGTACTCCTGCGCCTACTGGCCCACCCCGGACAGCACCCTCGAACAGGCCCAGCGGGACAAGCTCGAACTCGTCTGCCGCAAGCTCGGTCTGAGACCCGGCCTGCGGCTGCTCGACGTCGGCTGCGGCTGGGGCTCCATGGCCATCCACGCCGCCCGCGAGCACCGCGTGAACGTCGTCGGCGTCACGCTCTCCCAGGAGCAGGCCGCCTACGCCCGCAAGCGCGTCGCCGACGAGGGGCTCACCGACAAGGTCGAGATCCGCGTCCAGGACTACCGCGACGTCCGCGACGGGCCCTACGACGCGGTCTCCTCCATCGGCATGGCCGAACACGTCGGCGCCGAGCGGTACCTGGAGTACGCCGACGACCTGTTCAACCTGCTCAAGCCCGGCGGACGGCTCCTGAACCACCAGATCGCCCGCCGCCCGCAGCGCGACGAGTCGACGTACAGCGTCGACGCGTTCATCGACTCCTACGTCTTCCCCGACGGCGAGCTCCAGCCGATCGGCAGCACCGTGGCCCAGCTGGAGCGCGCCGGGTTCGAGGTGCGCGACGTCGAGGCCATCCGCGACCACTACGCCCTCACCCTGCGCCAGTGGGTGTCCCGACTGGAGGCAGACTGGCAGCGTGCCGTCCAGCTGGCCGGCCCCGGCCGCGCCCGCGTCTGGCGCCTGTACATGGCGGCGTGTGCGCTGGCCTTCGAGCGCAACCGCATCGGCGTCAACCAGGTCCTGGCCGTCCGCACCCCCGAAGCCGGGACGTCGGGCATGC